Proteins encoded by one window of Glycine soja cultivar W05 chromosome 15, ASM419377v2, whole genome shotgun sequence:
- the LOC114387393 gene encoding G-type lectin S-receptor-like serine/threonine-protein kinase At1g34300 translates to MSPVTLIIVGFAGILFVIFCILVWLQPNCKSIPAGILTPDSKFMSLTMDKFLNEMERMKPIRFTNQHLRIATDNFTYLLGSGGFGAVYKGVFSDGTIVAVKVLHGNSDKIIEEQFMAEVGTVGNVHHFNLVRLYGFCFGRNMRALVYEYMGNGSLDKYLFDENRTIEFEKLHEIAIGTAKGLAYLHEECQQRIIHYDIKPGNILLDRNLNPKVADFGLAKVCNRKNTHITLTRGRGTPGYAAPELWMPNFPITHKCDVYSFGMLVFEILGRRRNLDIDHAESQEWFPVWVWKRFEAEEAKELIVACGIEDQNREIAERMVKVALLCVQYRQESRPIMSVVVKMLEGSIEIPKPLNPFQHMIDGTVPLPASQTNTDTSAGSVSSVMVTESSLQSAPPIVTKLEIESAST, encoded by the exons ATGTCTCCCGTAACTCTCATAATCGTGG GCTTTGCAGGTATCTTATTTGtgatattttgtattttggtATGGCTCCAGCCCAACTGCAAATCAATACCTGCTGGAATACTTACTCCAGACTCAAAGTTTATGTCACTTACTATGGATAAATTTCTGAACGAGATGGAAAGGATGAAGCCTATCCGATTTACAAATCAGCATCTAAGAATTGCAACTGATAACTTCACTTACTTGTTGGGGTCAGGAGGTTTTGGAGCAGTCTATAAGGGAGTTTTTAGCGACGGAACAATTGTAGCTGTGAAGGTTCTACATGGGAATTCTGACAAGATAATTGAGGAGCAGTTTATGGCAGAAGTGGGGACAGTTGGCAATGTTCACCATTTCAATCTGGTTCGGCTCTATGGATTTTGCTTTGGCAGAAACATGAGAGCTCTGGTTTATGAGTACATGGGGAATGGCTCTCTTGACAAGTATCTGTTTGATGAAAATAGGACCATAGAATTTGAAAAGCTTCATGAGATTGCAATTGGGACAGCCAAAGGCCTTGCTTACTTGCATGAAGAATGCCAACAAAGAATAATCCACTATGACATCAAACCAGGAAATATTCTCTTGGACAGGAACCTCAATCCTAAAGTAGCTGATTTTGGTTTAGCCAAAGTTTGCAACAGGAAAAATACTCATATAACCCTGACTAGGGGTAGGGGAACTCCTGGTTATGCTGCCCCTGAGCTTTGGATGCCAAATTTTCCTATAACTCATAAATGTGATGTTTATAGCTTTGGCATGCTAGTATTTGAAATCCTAGGCAGGAGAAGAAACCTTGACATAGACCATGCTGAAAGCCAGGAATGGTTTCCTGTATGGGTTTGGAAAAGATTTGAGGctgaagaagcaaaggaattaaTTGTAGCGTGTGGGATAGAGGATCAAAACAGAGAGATTGCTGAAAGAATGGTTAAGGTTGCTCTATTATGTGTTCAGTATAGGCAAGAATCAAGACCTATAATGAGTGTTGTGGTGAAAATGTTGGAGGGTTCAATTGAAATTCCAAAACCTCTAAACCCATTTCAGCACATGATTGATGGGACTGTTCCACTCCCAGCATCACAGACCAACACTGATACAAGTGCTGGTTCAGTTTCTTCTGTGATGGTAACTGAATCCAGCCTTCAATCTGCTCCTCCTATTGTGACGAAGCTCGAGATTGAATCAGCTTCTACCTAA